The DNA sequence TAGCAGTACAGCCTCATATTCCTTTGATTTATCTGTAAGCATATCAGATAGCACAGTTGCATTACCCAGTAATACCGGAAGTACACCGATAGCATCGGGATCCAATGTACCTGAATGACCTATTTTCTTTTGTTTTAATATCCCTCTCATCTTTGCTACAACATCATGAGAAGTAAATCCTTTTTCCTTGAAGATATTTATTATTCCATTGTAAATATTTTTAGCCATTTAATTCTTTCTCAATCATAGGCAATATGGTATCTTTCAAAAGTTCATCAATATTACCATACACTGTGGCTCCGGCAGCTCTGATATGTCCACCACCTCCAAGTGCAGAAGCAATACTGCTCACATTCTTATTTATAGAGCGTAAACTCACCTTATATTCATTTTTGGCTGTCTCATACATAAATAATGCTATTTCCACACCCTCTATATTTCTAAGGTTGTCTATGATTCCATCCATTTTCTTCTTATCCGAAACATACTTACTCCAAGTATTATAATCTAAAAATCCATAACAGCACTTACCGTCAAACTCCTGTTTTACATTTGTCAGTGCCAGGCCCAAAAGCTTTGTAGCATTAAAGTCCTTCTTGAAATAAGTGTCATCTATAATTTTTGTAAAGTCAAATCCTTTTGCCATCAATTTACCTGCAATTTCCATAGTTTCTTTTGTAGTAGATTGATATTTGAAAACTCCTGAATCATGTACTATGCCGGTGTATATACACATTGCCGTAGCCACACTTATCTTATCTTCACTCAACAATGTATACAGTAATTCACATGTTGAACTTCTAAACTCCTCTACTATATTGAATTTTGCAAAATTTGTATTTGTGACATGGTGATCTATACATATGCTTTCCTTTGCACTGTCAAGCATTCCCCCTCTAATACCAAGTCTCTCTCTGTCCGATGCATCCAAAGTTACAAGCAGATCCGCTTCTACAAACGGGTCTTCACTTATCAGTTCAAACCCGTTCATAAATGCAAACTTCATTGACGGCTTTTCAAGACATACTCTTACCTGCTTATCTTTATAATTTTCAATTATATAGTTATATAGTCCCAGTGTAGAACCTATGCAATCTCCATCCGGACTCACATGACCTGTAATAGCTATATTTTTTGCATTTTCAATAAGCTCTATTAGTTTATTCATTGCCCCTCTCATCTTTTTTAATAACTTCATCTATCAGCTTATCCATCTTCATGCCATAAGCCAATGACTCATCTAAAACAAATTTCAGTTCAGGCGTATTTCTTAGGTTCAATCTTCTTGCAAGCTCTTTTCTTATAAAACCTGAAGAAGATTTTAGTCCTAATAATGTCTTCTTTGATTGTTCCTCATCACCTAATACACTAACATAAATTGTTGCATATTTCAAATCTGTGGTAACCTCAGCATCTGTCACACTTGTCATAGGTGCAACCCTTGGGTCTTTGACTTCTCCCCTTATGATTTCAGATACAGTTTTCATCACTTCTGAGTTTATCATAGTAGACTTTAAACTATTCTTTCTCATACATTCCTTTCTATTTATGATCTTGGAACCTCTACCATAGTATATGCTTCTACTTGGTCAAATTCCTTTATATCATTGAATTTCTCAAATACAAGACCACATTCATAGCCGGTAGCAACTTCCTTAACATCATCTTTAAATCTCTTAAGTGATGCCAGATTTCCATCAAATATCTGCTCTCCGTCTCTCGTGATTCTTACCTTACATCCTCTCACAAACTTACCGTCAAGTACATAGCTTCCTGCAATACTTCCAACTCCCGAAGCCTTAAATATCTGTCTAATCTCAGCATGTCCGATAACCTTCTCCTCATAAATAGGCTCAAGCATACCCTTCATAGCACTCTCTATATCTTCAATTGCCTGATATATTAC is a window from the Lachnoanaerobaculum umeaense genome containing:
- a CDS encoding DHH family phosphoesterase, whose protein sequence is MNKLIELIENAKNIAITGHVSPDGDCIGSTLGLYNYIIENYKDKQVRVCLEKPSMKFAFMNGFELISEDPFVEADLLVTLDASDRERLGIRGGMLDSAKESICIDHHVTNTNFAKFNIVEEFRSSTCELLYTLLSEDKISVATAMCIYTGIVHDSGVFKYQSTTKETMEIAGKLMAKGFDFTKIIDDTYFKKDFNATKLLGLALTNVKQEFDGKCCYGFLDYNTWSKYVSDKKKMDGIIDNLRNIEGVEIALFMYETAKNEYKVSLRSINKNVSSIASALGGGGHIRAAGATVYGNIDELLKDTILPMIEKELNG
- the rbfA gene encoding 30S ribosome-binding factor RbfA, with protein sequence MRKNSLKSTMINSEVMKTVSEIIRGEVKDPRVAPMTSVTDAEVTTDLKYATIYVSVLGDEEQSKKTLLGLKSSSGFIRKELARRLNLRNTPELKFVLDESLAYGMKMDKLIDEVIKKDERGNE